From the Astatotilapia calliptera chromosome 6, fAstCal1.2, whole genome shotgun sequence genome, one window contains:
- the frem3 gene encoding FRAS1-related extracellular matrix protein 3 isoform X1, giving the protein MAACLQSCKLCKKSCLLLAFSLSFCFASVCAGPFDSAHLYHRRAGPNEDDIIVANNGIRVPFGRSVFLDPVNDLVTEVQPGDRCQITVLDNDPLAQKPGMLTPKKFPCSFGSEEVKYTHFGSRSPSKDRVKLQLRYDSHTDTVIVPFMLEVEVVFQQLEILTRNMPLNVEKLNGESNPIDKKGLEFSYEDGVTQCKISTLVGAGGLPRYGTLLNNPSNGQMVDCDEFVKQGIRYKHTAKTNSPNRDYIPMMVELQDNEGNMIMQEHFQMMVRIREGAENTAPKPSFVAMMMMEVDQFVMTAITSDMLSAEDVESHPDDLIFNITSPLNPQQGYIISTDDQNLPITSFYHRDIKELKIAYKPPSDDSEQERIFQLEFEIVDTDGAVSDPFAFMIVVKPMNTLAPVATKNTGQLLFEGQSRALSSSQNLEISDEDNLEDVRITVIDGLKHGDLTMLGTRRKFFTPADLDAGIVAYQHDGSDTYSDNIIFRMTDGSNEVEFLFPITIVPTDDEPPIINANTGLVLFKNEIMQISPFILSATDIDSEDSTIKFVMEAPYSTIGQLLLRQAELPSDPSLWKFSETDEMFEQVVTEWLQQDILDGKLFYRHIGPHSTTTVTDHFVFRVQDDNDPPNQSGEHTFTIKIHPVDDLAPELFPGTTLHMTVQEYELTYFRKKFLCYTDLDSDDRDLKYTITKPPTDTDENNPALLGEIVLTDSPDTVITEFTQAQVNHHKVAYKPPDQELGITPKEAQFTFTVEDTAGNTADGLFTIFLQPVDNKPPLITNTGFTVLERGTHVITRKELHATDTDTDDDNIIFTVTQIPQYGQLQYLGIDMSNGETFVLEDITTGRLTYMHGGKESLTDVIKLSVSDGFHEVPIAIRITIEPVDDKRPTIMLPPGLLGASIDVLENGATEITSNVIQGHDEDTDDLMLTFIVEEPPRLGEILVNGAPAERFTQEDIINGVVVYAHTSGEIGPTKEHDSFNLTLSDMSEQWVIGGNKIQGVTVHVTILPVDSIPPVVSVGEQFIVVEGEKNVITLEQIHAEDVDTNSEDILCTIIVQPTSGYVENISPAAGSEKSRAGTAITAFAIKEISLGHIYYVQSIHKGVEPVEDRFTFRCSDGINFSERHFFPIVIIPANDEKPEIFVREFVVMEGMSLVIDTPILNAADADIPKNELDFEIIKPPKHGTIVQQLSTGTIPVEKFNLEQLIEASNIVYEHDDSETKEDSFEIRLSDGKHKVEKTVPIVVIPVDDETPRMAINDGLDVEIGETKVISNSVLKATDLDSEDKELTYVVRYGPGQGYLQRISKFGDVLGNITLGMNFTQDEIDRQLIQYVHTGQEGIRDLLKFDVTDGINPLIDRYFYISIGSIDMVFPDVVNKGVTLKEGGKVTLTTDLLSTSDINSPDEYLSFSITRAPSRGHLECTDLPGVPISTFTQLQLAGNKIYYIHTSDDEIKMDSFEFEVTDGYNPVFRTFRVSITDVDNKKPVLTITRLLVEEGESKLITPFELTAEDRDTPDHLLRFIITQVPVHGLLLFNNTQPITTFTKQDLNENLISYKHDGTETSEDSFSFTVTDGTHTDFYVFPNTDYETRKPQMMTIHINTVDNGVPQILVNKAAASLKVLPTGHLGFVITSKVLRSEDRDSPQKVLKYTVSEAPLHGFIMNTAVGNDSIKTFTQADINDMKICYVLLDGSNATSDIFYFIVEDNGGNKLNPQPFRLNWAWISLEREYYLVDEDAKFLEVTLKRRGYLGETSFVSIATKDGTAEKDKDFRGKAQKQVQFNPGQTTATWKVKIFTDQDFETSETFEIHLSDPVMAVMEFPDVATVEIVDPGDGKNLVILSYLNKIVVLGLHLFSFKTESTVYIPQSEFKIEEDVGELLVPVRRSGDASQELLVVCYTQQGTATGTIPSTVLSYSDYITRPEDHTSVLRFDKDEREKACRVIIIDDSLYEEEESFNVSLSMPMGGQVGANFPSAKVTILADSDDEPSLYFGEPEYIVDESSGYVEVKVWRTGTDLSKTATVTIRSRKSDPVSAEAGQDYVGISRNLDFAPGVTMQTFRVTILDDLGQPELEGPETFDLVLRMPMNAVLGEPSKTTITINDTVTDLPKVQFKEGSYKVDESDGEVTATVYRSGDISLRSTARCYTRQGSAQVMMDYNERPNTDASVITFLPGESEKPCVVTLVDDSIHEEDEEFRLVLGTPKSKSPYGASIGEQKEALVTITDEKDKPIIRFSEIKYSVREPQVKGEVATVKIPILRFGDTSKVSVVRVHTKDGSATSGEDYNPMSEDVAFKEGEKEHFVEIEVLYDGQREMREAFTVHMKPDDNMVAEIQMNKAIVYIEEMDSVADVTFPAIPQVVSLLMYDDTSKMKDRPYPPNGYPVVCVTACNPKHHDFDKTGSICAAENINDTLTQYRWLISAPTGSDGVTSPMREVDTNTFFTNTKSITLDSIYFQAGSRVQCAARAFNANGDAGLELVSSIVVISKEEGMCQPRIPGTVGAEPFSAKIRYTGPDDPDFPNLIKLTVHMPHMDGMLPVISTRPLSNFELTLSPDGTRVGNHRCSNLLDFNEIQTGYGFITDATKNPEIIGETSPYQYSVVMRSANSLRFYRNLNLEACLWEFTSYYDMSELLNDCGGSIGTDGQVLNLVQSYVTLRVPLFVSYVFHSPVAVGGWQHFDLQSELKLTFVYDTAILWQDGIGSPPEAELQGAMYPTSMRINEEGRLVVNFKTEARFRGQFVMSHPGTSVSSMVICADHSGLTFTLALVRTEPTYNQPMQQWSFVSDFAVRDYSGTYTVKLVPCIASPNGEFSIPPVCHPREPLTFDMDIRFQQVSDPVAAEFSLNTQMFLLSKKELWLSDGSMGFGEGTDAAFSEGSMIYGRVMVDPVQNLGDSFSCSIEKVFLCTGMDGYVPKYNPTNKEYGCLADAPSLLHRFKILDKAQPETQATSFGDVSFKATLAQDTPGALSLIRQPGTDGFTLSSSPLFQVAAGREWFIHTIYTVRSRENANRNIGKRSVEYLHHSIFSVEQPRSSTRHRRAAPSFSAPAVAQDIGIENNRGTNIQHIALDRRDRIVVSQRQPWLPNRDSFLERPLLESSGREPSDTSTIPLLVGVAGLILLTCLIATVVILLLRRKKREKKSQYTPYATSSSSAYNGYSHSPAGMWGGSDSSEV; this is encoded by the exons ATGGCTGCTTGTCTGCAAAGTTGCAAACTTTGTAAAAAGAGTTGCCTTCTTTTGGCTTTTTCTCTCAGCTTCTGTTTTGCCTCAGTATGTGCAGGGCCTTTTGATTCAGCTCACCTCTATCACCGCAGGGCCGGACCTAATGAAGATGATATCATTGTTGCTAACAATGGGATCAGAGTGCCTTTTGGGCGGTCCGTGTTTCTGGACCCTGTGAATGACCTGGTAACAGAAGTGCAGCCCGGTGACCGCTGCCAAATCACAGTCCTGGACAATGATCCACTGGCCCAGAAGCCTGGGATGCTAACCCCTAAAAAGTTTCCCTGTTCATTTGGATCTGAAGAAGTGAAATACACGCATTTTGGATCAAGGAGCCCCAGTAAGGATCGTGTGAAGCTGCAGCTTCGTTATGactctcacacagacacagtcatTGTCCCCTTCATGTTGGAAGTAGAGGTTGTTTTCCAGCAGCTTGAGATCCTCACCAGGAATATGCCCCTTAATGTTGAAAAGCTCAATGGAGAGAGCAATCCTATTGACAAAAAGGGCCTGGAGTTTTCCTATGAGGATGGTGTCACACAGTGTAAGATCAGCACTCTGGTCGGCGCTGGAGGTCTTCCCAGGTATGGCACTCTTTTGAACAACCCTTCCAATGGCCAAATGGTTGACTGTGATGAGTTTGTGAAGCAGGGTATTCGCTACAAGCACACGGCTAAAACCAACTCACCAAACAGAGACTATATTCCAATGATGGTAGAGCTGCAGGATAACGAAGGAAACATGATAATGCAAGAGCATTTCCAAATGATGGTTAGAATCAGAGAAGGTGCAGAGAACACTGCTCCCAAACCCAGCtttgtagctatgatgatgatggaggttGATCAGTTTGTGATGACAGCTATTACAAGTGACATGCTGTCGGCTGAAGATGTCGAATCTCACCCAGATGACTTAATCTTCAACATCACGTCTCCGCTGAACCCTCAGCAGGGTTATATCATCAGCACAGATGATCAGAACCTGCCTATCACCTCCTTCTATCACAGGGACATCAAAGAGCTTAAAATAGCCTATAAGCCACCCTCAGATGACTCAGAACAAGAGAGGATTTTTCAGCTAGAGTTTGAAATTGTAGACACCGATGGTGCAGTGTCAGATCCATTTGCTTTTATGATTGTGGTAAAGCCTATGAATACACTGGCTCCTGTTGCAACCAAAAATACAGGGCAGCTATTGTTTGAAGGGCAATCTCGAGCTCTCTCCAGCTCTCAGAATTTAGAGATTAGCGATGAGGATAACCTGGAAGACGTGAGAATCACAGTCATCGATGGTTTAAAGCACGGAGACCTTACTATGCTCGGCACACGCAGGAAGTTCTTTACACCTGCCGATCTAGACGCTGGCATTGTTGCGTACCAGCATGACGGCAGCGACACCTATAGCGACAACATTATTTTTAGAATGACTGACGGCAGTAATGAAGTGGAATTTTTGTTCCCCATCACCATTGTCCCCACTGATGACGAGCCCCCTATTATTAATGCAAACACTGGCTTGGTGTTGTTCAAGAATGAAATCATGCAGATCTCTCCATTCATCCTAAGTGCAACAGACATCGATTCAGAAGACTCCACTATTAAGTTTGTCATGGAGGCACCATACTCCACCATAGGGCAACTCCTGCTTAGGCAAGCAGAGCTACCGTCTGACCCATCTCTGTGGAAGTTCAGCGAGACAGATGAGATGTTTGAGCAGGTGGTGACTGAGTGGCTTCAGCAGGACATTCTGGATGGAAAGCTGTTCTATCGTCACATCGGGCCCCACAGCACCACCACTGTAACCGATCACTTTGTATTCCGGGTCCAGGACGATAACGATCCTCCCAATCAATCAGGCGAGCACACGTTCACTATCAAAATCCATCCCGTTGATGACCTTGCCCCAGAGCTTTTCCCAGGCACCACCCTTCACATGACAGTGCAGGAATATGAGCTCACATACTTTAGGAAGAAATTCTTGTGTTATACTGATCTTGATTCAGATGACAGAGATTTGAAGTACACCATCACTAAGCCCCCGACTGACACAGATGAGAACAATCCAGCCCTCTTGGGTGAAATTGTACTGACTGACAGCCCTGACACTGTAATTACAGAGTTTACACAAGCCCAGGTTAATCACCACAAAGTAGCTTATAAGCCCCCAGACCAGGAATTGGGCATCACTCCAAAAGAGGCTCAGTTCACATTCACTGTGGAAGACACAGCTGGAAACACAGCAGATGGACTGTTCACCATTTTCCTACAGCCGGTTGACAACAAACCTCCACTTATCACCAACACAGGATTCACTGTTTTGGAAAGAGGTACACATGTCATTACCAGGAAGGAGCTGCACGCCACTGACACGGATACAGATGACGACAATATCATCTTCACGGTGACCCAGATTCCCCAGTATGGGCAGCTGCAGTATTTGGGGATTGATATGTCAAATGGCGAAACATTTGTGCTCGAAGACATCACAACCGGTCGTCTAACTTACATGCACGGAGGAAAAGAATCTCTcactgatgtcatcaagctCTCTGTAAGTGATGGTTTCCATGAGGTACCAATTGCCATCAGGATCACAATCGAGCCAGTTGATGACAAAAGGCCCACGATTATGCTCCCACCCGGCCTGCTCGGAGCCTCCATAGATGTACTGGAGAATGGAGCCACGGAGATTACAAGTAACGTCATTCAGGGCCACGATGAAGATACAGATGACCTCATGCTCACTTTTATTGTTGAAGAACCTCCGAGACTGGGTGAAATCCTGGTTAATGGTGCTCCTGCTGAGAGATTCACTCAGGAGGACATAATTAACGGGGTGGTTGTGTATGCTCACACATCTGGTGAAATAGGGCCGACCAAAGAGCACGACTCCTTCAATCTTACTTTGTCTGACATGTCAGAGCAGTGGGTCATTGGTGGCAACAAGATCCAAGGTGTGACAGTCCATGTGACAATCCTTCCTGTTGACAGCATCCCACCTGTTGTCAGCGTCGGCGAGCAGTTTATAGTAGTGGAAGGGGAGAAGAACGTCATTACTCTGGAGCAAATTCATGCCGAGGATGTTGACACCAACAGCGAGGATATCTTGTGTACCATCATTGTCCAACCAACTTCTGGTTATGTGGAGAACATCTCACCTGCAGCAGGCTCAGAGAAATCAAGAGCTGGGACGGCCATCACCGCATTCGCCATTAAAGAAATTTCCCTTGGCCACATCTACTATGTCCAAAGCATCCACAAAGGGGTTGAACCTGTGGAAGATCGTTTCACGTTCCGCTGCTCAGATGGTATTAACTTCTCTGAGCGCCACTTCTTCCCCATAGTCATCATTCCAGCCAATGATGAGAAGCCTGAGATTTTTGTCCGTGAGTTTGTGGTAATGGAGGGAATGAGTCTGGTCATTGACACCCCAATTCTGAACGCAGCTGATGCTGACATCCCCAAGAATGAGCTGGACTTTGAGATCATCAAACCACCCAAGCATGGGACAATTGTTCAGCAGCTCAGCACTGGCACCATCCCTGTGGAGAAGTTCAACTTGGAGCAGCTCATAGAGGCATCCAACATTGTCTATGAACATGATGACTCTGAAACCAAGGAAGACAGCTTTGAAATCAGGCTATCTGATGGAAAACACAAAGTGGAAAAAACAGTTCCTATCGTGGTCATTCCTGTTGATGATGAGACACCAAGAATGGCCATTAACGATGGCCTCGATGTGGAGATCGGAGAAACAAAAGTGATTAGCAACAGCGTTTTAAAGGCAACAGATCTTGACTCCGAAGACAAGGAATTAACTTATGTTGTGCGATACGGCCCTGGCCAAGGCTACCTGCAGCGTATCAGCAAATTTGGAGACGTTTTAGGAAATATCACCCTGGGAATGAATTTCACACAAGATGAAATTGACAGACAACTCATTCAGTATGTGCACACAGGCCAGGAAGGAATCCGTGACCTGCTGAAATTTGACGTCACAGATGGTATAAATCCACTTATTGACCGTTACTTTTACATCAGCATTGGAAGCATTGATATGGTTTTTCCAGATGTTGTTAACAAAGGTGTGACTCTCAAAGAAGGTGGAAAAGTAACTCTCACCACTGACCTCCTCAgcacctctgacatcaacagccCTGATGAATACCTCAGTTTTAGCATCACGAGAGCGCCTAGTAGAGGGCACTTAGAGTGCACTGACCTCCCAGGTGTTCCTATTTCCACCTTCACCCAGTTGCAGCTTGCTGGCAACAAGATCTACTACATCCACACCTCTGATGATGAAATTAAAATGGACAGCTTCGAGTTTGAGGTGACAGACGGCTACAATCCCGTCTTCCGAACCTTCAGAGTGTCCATCACCGATGTGGATAATAAGAAACCTGTCTTAACCATAACAAGGCTACTTGTGGAGGAGGGCGAATCCAAACTCATCACACCTTTTGAACTTACTGCTGAAGACCGGGACACTCCAGACCACCTGCTGCGCTTTATAATCACGCAAGTGCCAGTACACGGTTTGCTGCTTTTCAACAACACCCAGCCAATTACGACTTTTACCAAGCAGGACCTGAACGAGAACCTTATCAGCTATAAGCACGATGGCACTGAGACCAGTGAAGACAGCTTCTCTTTCACTGTCACCGATGGCACTCACACCGACTTTTACGTTTTCCCTAACACTGACTATGAGACACGCAAACCCCAAATGATGACTATTCACATCAATACGGTGGATAACGGTGTCCCCCAGATTTTGGTAAATAAGGCTGCCGCTTCACTGAAAGTCCTCCCAACTGGACACCTGGGCTTTGTGATCACCAGCAAGGTCCTTCGATCAGAGGACCGGGACAGTCCCCAGAAGGTGTTGAAGTACACGGTGTCCGAGGCTCCACTGCACGGCTTCATCATGAATACCGCCGTGGGCAATGACAGCATCAAGACATTCACACAAG CTGATATCAATGACATGAAGATCTGTTATGTGCTGTTGGATGGGAGCAACGCCACCAGTGATATCTTCTACTTCATAGTTGAAGACAACG GTGGAAATAAACTAAATCCCCAGCCATTCCGACTCAACTGGGCCTGGATCTCTCTGGAGAGGGAATACTATTTGGTGGATGAAGATGCCAAATTCCTGGAGGTGACGCTGAAACGCAGAGGCTACCTGGGAGAAACTTCTTTTGTCA GTATTGCCACTAAGGACGGCACAGCAGAGAAGGACAAGGATTTCCGTGGTAAAGCCCAGAAGCAGGTTCAGTTCAACCCAGgccagaccacagcgacctggAAAGTGAAAATCTTCACAGACCAGGACTTTGAGACCTCGGAAACATTTGAGATACATCTGTCAGACCCTGTCATGGCTGTAATGGAGTTTCCTGACGTCGCGACGGTGGAGATTGTGGACCCTGGTGATGGTAAGAATCTGGTTATTTTGAGTTATTTGAACAAAATTGTTGTTCTTGGCCttcatttgttttccttcaAAACAGAATCGACCGTCTACATCCCTCAGTCAGAGTTCAAGATAGAGGAGGATGTTGGAGAGCTGTTGGTGCCAGTGCGACGTTCGGGAGATGCCAGCCAGGAGCTCCTGGTAGTTTGTTACACTCAGCAAG GAACAGCCACCGGCACCATACCCAGCACAGTCCTTTCCTACTCTGACTACATCACCCGGCCCGAGGACCACACCAGCGTGCTGCGCTTCGATAAGGATGAGCGCGAAAAAGCCTGTCGCGTCATTATCATCGATGACTCCCTTtacgaggaagaggagagctTTAACGTCAGCCTCAGCATGCCCATGGGGGGCCAGGTGGGCGCCAACTTCCCGTCTGCCAAAGTCACCATTTTGGCAGACAGCGATGACG AGCCTTCACTGTACTTCGGTGAGCCTGAGTATATCGTGGATGAGAGCTCAGGCTATGTCGAGGTAAAGGTTTGGAGGACAGGCACTGACCTGTCCAAAACCGCTACCGTCACCATCCGCTCCAGGAAAAGCGACCCCGTTTCTGCTGAAG CTGGACAGGACTACGTTGGCATTAGCCGCAACCTGGACTTTGCTCCAGGGGTGACAATGCAGACTTTTAGAGTAACCATCCTGGATGACTTGGGCCAGCCGGAACTAGAGGGACCCGAGACCTTTGACCTTGTGTTGCGGATGCCCATGAATGCGGTGCTAGGAGAACCAAGCAAGACGACCATCACCATCAATGATACTGTCACTGACT TGCCTAAGGTTCAGTTTAAGGAAGGAAGCTACAAGGTGGATGAGTCTGATGGGGAGGTAACAGCCACAGTGTACCGCAGTGGAGACATCAGCCTCAGATCCACTGCACGCTGTTACACTCGCCAAGGCTCTGCTCAGGTCATGATGGACTATAACGAAAGGCCCAATACTGATGCATCAGTCATCACCTTCCTGCCAG GTGAGAGTGAAAAGCCATGTGTGGTTACCCTGGTAGACGACTCCATCcatgaggaggatgaggaaTTCCGCTTGGTGCTGGGAACTCCTAAGAGCAAGTCTCCTTACGGAGCCTCTATCGGGGAGCAGAAGGAAGCACTGGTCACTATCACAGATGAGAAAGACA AGCCGATCATCCGTTTCTCTGAGATCAAGTATAGTGTGCGTGAGCCCCAGGTGAAAGGCGAAGTGGCCACAGTGAAGATTCCTATTCTTCGTTTTGGTGACACTTCAAAGGTTTCAGTAGTGAGGGTGCACACAAAGGATGGGTCTGCAACCTCTGGAGAAGATTATAACCCGATGTCAGAGG aTGTGGCGTTCAAGGAGGGCGAGAAGGAACACTTTGTGGAGATTGAGGTCCTGTATGACGGTCAGAGAGAGATGAGAGAGGCCTTCACTGTGCACATGAAGCCTGATGACAATATGGTGGCTGAAATACAG ATGAACAAGGCCATTGTTTACATTGAGGAGATGGACAGTGTGGCAGATGTTACTTTTCCTGCCATCCCCCAAGTGGTTTCCCTTCTCATGTATGACGACACATCTAAAATGAAAGACAGACCCTACCCACCCAATGGATACCCTGTTGTTTGTGTGACG GCCTGCAACCCTAAACATCATGACTTTGATAAAACGGGTTCCATCTGTGCCGCGGAGAACATCAACGACACGCTCACTCAGTACCGCTGGCTCATCAGCGCTCCCACCGGATCAGATGGAGTAACCAGCCCCATGAGGGAAGTGGACACTAACACTTTCTTCACCAACACCAAGTCCATCACCTTGGATTCAATCTACTTCCAAGCCGGCTCTAGGGTTCAGTGTGCAGCAAGGGCTTTCAATGCCAACGGAGATGCTGGCCTGGAGCTCGTCAGTTCTATAGTTGTGATCAGCAAAGAGGAGG GTATGTGTCAGCCTCGTATCCCGGGTACTGTTGGAGCTGAACCTTTCTCTGCAAAGATTCGCTACACGGGTCCAGATGATCCAGACTTTCCCAACCTCATCAAACTGACAGTCCACATGCCTCACATGGACG GAATGCTGCCAGTGATCTCCACAAGACCTCTGTCCAACTTTGAGCTTACCCTGAGCCCGGATGGCACACGTGTGGGCAACCATCGCTGCTCCAATTTGCTGGACTTCAATGAGATCCAAACCGGCTACGGCTTCATCACAGACGCAACAAAGAACCCTGAAATAATTGGGGAGACATCGCCCTATCAATACAGCGTTGTCATGCGTTCAGCCAACTCTCTGCGCTTTTACAGGAATCTCAACTTAGAGGCCTGCCTCTGGGAGTTCACCAGCTACTATGACATGTCAGAGCTGCTGAACGACTGTGGAGGATCCATCGGAACCGATGGACAG GTGCTGAACCTGGTCCAGTCTTATGTCACCCTGCGTGTTCCTCTCTTTGTGTCTTACGTCTTCCACTCTCCGGTGGCTGTCGGAGGCTGGCAGCACTTTGACCTGCAATCAGAGCTCAAGCTCACCTTTGTGTATGACACAGCTATTCTGTGGCAGGATGGCATTGGCAGCCCACCTGAAGCTGAACTACAAG GAGCCATGTACCCCACCAGTATGCGTATAAATGAGGAGGGCCGTCTCGTTGTCAACTTCAAGACCGAGGCACGCTTCAGGGGGCAGTTTGTCATGTCTCATCCAG GAACCAGCGTGTCATCTATGGTGATATGTGCTGACCACTCTGGGCTGACGTTCACTCTAGCCCTGGTCAGGACTGAGCCTACATACaaccagcccatgcagcagtggAGCTTTGTCTCTGATTTTGCT GTACGAGACTACTCCGGGACTTATACAGTGAAGCTGGTCCCCTGCATTGCATCACCCAATGGGGAGTTCAGCATCCCTCCTGTCTGCCACCCAAGGGAGCCGCTTACTTTTGATATGGACATTCGCTTCCAGCAG GTGAGTGACCCGGTGGCAGCCGAGTTCAGCCTCAACACACAAATGTTCCTGCTGTCCAAGAAAGAGCTGTGGTTGTCCGATGGCTCCATGGGATTTGGAGAAGGAACCGATGCTGCTTTTTCAGAAG GCTCCATGATTTATGGCCGTGTGATGGTGGATCCAGTCCAGAACCTGGGTGACTCCTTCTCCTGCAGCATTGAGAAAGTCTTCCTCTGCACCGGAATGGATGGTTACGTTCCCAAATACAACCCCACTAACAAAGAGTATGGCTGCCTGGCAGACGCACCCTCTCTACTGCACAGATTCAAGATCCTG GACAAAGCCCAGCCAGAGACTCAAGCTACATCATTTGGTGACGTTTCTTTTAAGGCCACACTGGCGCAGGACACACCAGGAGCTCTGTCTTTGATCAGACAGCCAGGCACTGACGGCTTCACACTGTCTTCCTCTCCACTTTTTCAG GTGGCTGCTGGTCGAGAATGGTTCATCCACACCATCTACACTGTCCGCTCCAGAGAAAATGCCAACCGCAACATTGGCAAGCGCAGCGTAGAGTACCTCCATCACAGCATCTTCTCTGTTGAGCAACCCCGCTCCTCCACCCGCCACCGCCGTGCCGCCCCCTCTTTCTCCGCTCCTGCTGTAGCCCAAGACATCGGTATCGAAAATAATCGGGGCACCAACATCCAGCACATCGCCCTGGACCGAAGAGACCGCATTGTGGTCAGCCAGCGCCAGCCTTGGCTCCCTAATCGTGACAGTTTCTTagagcgccccctgctggagaGTTCAGGCAGAGAGCCGAGTGATACTTCCACTATACCTTTGCTGGTGGGCGTCGCAGGCCTGATCCTCCTCACCTGCCTCATTGCCACCGTCGTCATTCTCCTGCTCCGGCGCAAGAAGCGTGAAAAGAAGAGCCAGTACACTCCTTACGCCACCTCCTCTTCTTCAGCCTACAACGGCTACAGTCACAGCCCAGCAGGCATGTGGGGTGGCTCAGACAGCTCAGAGGTGTAA